A part of Rhipicephalus microplus isolate Deutch F79 chromosome 8, USDA_Rmic, whole genome shotgun sequence genomic DNA contains:
- the LOC119183321 gene encoding uncharacterized protein LOC119183321: MASSQASVPDLCGSQIERFLDAVQQHPCVYDTKRMDYRDAERKSNAWEQIRVYSGLSKVDECLKLWKRLRDRYTRELKAIEETKRSGSGYVSRRAWEFTESMAFYKHCGRQRKMTCSLELATYGDDGETAESIFATMGNTPPSPSGVESPMDSLQELSMPATSPPLAERPPETGKEEAAAKHKKGKKNDNFEEQLLSKLDSKMGENEAFGISIGLSLDNMPRKVALKCKARIMTLIAEMEEENDVHTINIS; the protein is encoded by the exons ATGGCGTCTTCGCAAGCAAGCGTGCCGGACCTGTGCGGCTCTCAAATCGAGAGGTTTTTGGACGCCGTCCAGCAACATCCTTGTGTCTACGACACCAAAAGAATGGATTACCGGGATGCGGAGCGAAAAAGCAACGCGTGGGAGCAGATACGTGTGTACTCCGGCCTCTCAAAAG TCGATGAGTGCCTGAAACTGTGGAAGCGGCTGAGGGATCGGTACACTCGCGAACTCAAAGCTATTGAAGAGACGAAAAGGAGTGGCAGCGGCTACGTGTCTCGACGGGCCTGGGAATTCACAGAGTCCATGGCCTTTTACAAACACTGCGGCCGTCAGAGGAA AATGACATGCAGTCTGGAGCTAGCCACTTATGGTGATGATGGCGAGACGGCCGAGAGCATCTTTGCAACCATGGGAAATACGCCGCCATCACCCTCAGGTGTTGAAAGTCCCATGGATTCCCTACAGGAGCTatcgatgccagcaacgtcgccACCATTGGCAGAACGGCCACCGGAAACCGGTAAAGAAGAGGCTGCAGCAAagcataaaaaaggaaaaaagaacgaCAACTTTGAAGAGCAGCTGTTGAGCAAACTCGACAGCAAAATGGGAGAAAATGAGGCCTTTGGTATATCCATTGGCCTCAGCTTAGACAACATGCCACGTAAGGTGGCACTGaaatgcaaagcacgaataatGACATTGATTGCAGAAATGGAGGAAGAAAACGATGTGCACACCATCAACATTAGTTAA